A window from Longibacter salinarum encodes these proteins:
- the ccsA gene encoding cytochrome c biogenesis protein CcsA, giving the protein MATSSPASPSPVADVGSRMYTAVRVFVTLTLTYVIVAGLLGTIPQMSILEETARNLYFHVPMWFSLMGLTVVSAYHSFRFLQTRDLLRDVRAREAARVAMLFGLIGIVTGMMWARFTWYEGTNKWWNFDPKQSMAAILLLIYGAYFVLRSGIDIVEKRGRIAAVYNLFAVVTMPFLLYVLPRQMDSLHPGAEGSPAFSQTDLAPAMRWIFYPAVLGFFGLAWWIYTQRVRVAWLEEDARDEPEL; this is encoded by the coding sequence ATGGCGACATCTTCTCCCGCTTCCCCATCTCCCGTCGCTGACGTTGGATCGCGTATGTACACGGCGGTTCGCGTGTTTGTGACGCTAACGCTTACGTACGTCATCGTGGCCGGTCTGCTCGGCACAATCCCGCAGATGTCGATCCTGGAAGAGACAGCGCGGAACCTTTATTTCCACGTCCCGATGTGGTTTTCGCTGATGGGACTGACGGTTGTCTCCGCCTACCACTCGTTCCGCTTTCTTCAGACGAGAGATCTGCTCCGGGACGTACGCGCACGTGAAGCGGCTCGCGTTGCGATGCTTTTCGGCCTGATCGGTATCGTGACGGGTATGATGTGGGCGCGATTCACGTGGTACGAGGGCACGAACAAATGGTGGAACTTCGACCCGAAGCAGTCGATGGCCGCGATCCTACTTCTCATCTATGGCGCGTATTTTGTTCTGCGCTCAGGCATCGATATTGTGGAGAAGCGAGGTCGCATCGCAGCCGTCTATAATCTGTTCGCCGTGGTGACGATGCCCTTCCTACTGTACGTGCTTCCGAGACAGATGGACAGTCTTCATCCCGGTGCAGAGGGAAGCCCGGCGTTTAGCCAGACAGACCTCGCCCCGGCGATGCGCTGGATCTTCTACCCGGCCGTCCTCGGTTTCTTTGGCCTGGCCTGGTGGATCTACACACAGCGCGTTCGGGTCGCATGGCTTGAGGAAGACGCCCGTGATGAACCCGAACTGTAA
- a CDS encoding CcmD family protein, translating into MTITPLPASAVPHTLPYVRLDAASNARLQISAEQDSATTARSAQATTQDSSAYDSVWTAETEIPTKQPQGFEQTMIADGKILVVLAVVLIIWFAILGFLFRTDRRITSLEREIEQDR; encoded by the coding sequence ATGACGATCACCCCCCTTCCGGCCTCCGCCGTCCCTCATACGCTTCCGTATGTGAGACTCGATGCTGCGTCGAACGCTCGTCTACAGATATCTGCAGAACAGGACAGCGCGACGACAGCACGGAGCGCACAAGCGACCACGCAGGACTCCTCCGCGTACGACTCCGTCTGGACCGCCGAGACGGAGATCCCCACGAAACAGCCCCAAGGATTCGAGCAGACGATGATCGCTGACGGCAAAATCCTCGTTGTCCTCGCCGTGGTATTGATCATCTGGTTCGCGATTCTCGGCTTTCTTTTCCGAACGGACCGACGGATTACCTCACTGGAACGCGAGATCGAACAGGACCGTTAA